CGTAGGTGATCAGCTTGCCGATCATCGAATCATAGTTCGGCGGCACGAAATAACCATTGTATGCGTGCGAGTCAACGCGCACGCCGGGGCCGCCCGGCGTATGCCACGACGTGATCCGGCCCGGCGACGGCGTGAACTTGAACGGATCTTCCGCGTTGATCCGGCATTCGATCGCATGTCCGCGGAACTGGATGTCGCGCTGGCGCAGCGCGAGCTTCTCGCCGGCCGCGATGCGGATCTGTTCCTGCACGATGTCGACGCCCGTGATCATCTCCGACACCGGGTGCTCGACCTGCACGCGCGTGTTCATTTCGATGAAGTAGAACTCGTTGTTCTCGTACAGGAATTCGAACGTGCCCGCGCCGAGGTAGCCCATCTTCTTGCACGCGTCCGCGCAGCGGTCGCCGATGCGCTCGATCAGGCGGCGCGGAATGCCGGGCGCCGGCGCTTCCTCGATCACCTTCTGGTGGCGGCGCTGCATCGAGCAGTCGCGTTCGCCGAGCCAGATCGCGTTCTTGTGCGCATCCGACAGCACCTGGATTTCGATGTGGCGCGGGTTCTCGAGGAACTTCTCCATGTACACCTGCGGGTTGCCGAACGCACGGCCGGCTTCCTCGCGGGTCATGTTGACCGCGTTGACGAGCGCGGCCTCGGTGTGCACGACGCGCATCCCGCGCCCGCCGCCGCCGCCCGCTGCCTTGATGATCACCGGATAGCCGATCGCGCGGGCAATCTTCACGATCTCCTTCGGATCGTCCGGCAACGCGCCTTCCGAACCCGGCACGCACGGCACGCCGGTCTTGATCATGGTCTGCTTCGCGGTGACCTTGTCGCCCATCAGGCGGATCGTCTCCGGACGCGGGCCGATGAACGTGAAGCCCGACTGCTCGACGCGTTCCGCGAAGTCGGCGTTCTCCGACAGGAAGCCGTAGCCGGGGTGGATCGCCTCGGCATCGGTGACTTCCGCGGCGCTGATCAGCGCCGGCATGTTCAGGTAGCTCAGGTTCGACGGGGCCGGGCCGATACAGACGGCTTCGTCCGCGAGGCGCACGTACTTGGCTTCCTTGTCGGCTTCCGAGTAGACGACCACCGTCTTGACGCCGAGCTCGCGGCACGCGCGCTGGATGCGCAGCGCGATTTCACCGCGGTTGGCAATGAGGATTTTTTCAAACATAGCGAGTATTCGTCTCTTCGAGGGGCGCGCGAACGGCGCCTGGCGAGCATCGGCGGAGCGCGGCCGGACGGGCCGCGCGGCGGGCTTAGCCGATCACGAAAAGCGGCTGGCCGTATTCGACGGCCTGGCCGTTCTCGACGAGGATTTCCTTGATCACGCCGGCCTTGTCCGACTCGATCTCGTTGAGCAGCTTCATCGCTTCGATGATGCAGATGGTCTGGCCTTCCTTGACCGTGTCACCGACCTGGGTGAACGGGTCCGCGCCCGGCGACGGCGCGCGATAGAACGTGCCGACCATCGGCGAGGTCACGACGTGGCCTTGCGGTGCGGCGGGCGCGGCAGCGGCGCCTGCGGCCGGCGCGGCAGCCGCGCCTTCGGTCGGCAGCGCGACCGCCGGGGCCGGCGCGCTGACCTGCGGGGCAAATCCGCCCGTCGGCTGGACATAGACCGGCGGCGCGTTCTTGACGATACGCACCTTGCCTTCGCCTTCCGTCACTTCCAGCTCGGAGATGCCGGATTCGGAAACGAGGTCGATCAGAGTTTTCAGCTTACGAAGATCCATCGGGAATTCCCCTTTCAATACGTGAAAGCGCCGGTGGTACCGGCGCTGAATCTAGATCGCGAAATCAGCCGCGCGACGCGCCTTGCAGCTTGTCCAGCGCGTACTCGAGCGCGTACAGATAACCTTTCCAGCCAAGCCCGCAGATCACGCCTTCGGCCTGGTCGGAAAAGTAGGAGTGGTGCCTGAACGCTTCGCGGCGGTGCACGTTCGACAGATGAACCTCGACGAACGGGATGCCAACGCCGGCGATCGCGTCCCGGATCGCGACGCTCGTGTGCGTATACGCGGCGGGATTGATCAGGATGAAATCGGTCTGTTCCTCCCGCGCGGCCTGGATGCGGTCGACGAGCGCGCCTTCATGGTTGCTCTGGAACGACGACAGTTCGGCGCCGGCCTCCTGCGCCCGCGCGGCAAGCGCCTGATCGATCTGCGCGAGCGTGACGCGGCCGTACACCTCCGGTTCCCGGGTGCCGAGAAGGTTCAGGTTGGGGCCGTGCAGCACCAGCAATCGTGTCATGGTCGCTTCTATTTCTGCGGAATTGCGCGAACTTTAGCGCTATTTAGAGAAATTTGTCTAGTTTTGCCGAACGGCCGGGCGCGCGCGACCTGCAAGAATTACCGGTGCGGTCGCAAAGTGTCAGCGAAATCACGTGAAATTGCGGCGATCGACGCACAAATCGCCGCCAACGCGCAGGCTGCCGTTCAGGGCGATCACAACGCGTCGAGGGTCTTTTTCAGCTCGGCCGGTTGGATTTGTCCCAATTTTGTCTCGCGAATCTTGCCGGTTTCGTCGATGACGACTGTAAACGGAAGCGCGCCAGCGGCATTTCCAAAATTACGGGCCAGATCGGCGCCCGCATAACCGCTGACGAATACCGGGTAGTCGACCTTCACCTTCTGCAGGAAGTTCTTCACGTTCTGGTCGGAATCGACGCCGATTCCGATGAAACGGATTCCCTTCTGCTTGTATTGATGCGACAGCGCGACGAGCTCCGGCATCTCTTCGACGCACGGGCCGCACCATGACGCCCAGAAATTGACCACGACCTTCTGGCCCTTGAAGGAAACGAGCGACGCCGGCTTGCCATCGACGCCGGTCAGCGACGCGGCCCACAGCTGGTCGACCGGGCTTCCTTTCGCGGTGGATGCGGCGGGTGCGGCGACGGCGACACCGTCATCGGCGCTGCCGCCGCGGAACCAATGGCCGGCGGCGAGGCCGCCGGCGACGGCGGCGGCAGCAACCACCGCGAGCGCCAACATGCGTTTCATCATCATTGTTGAATCATTCCGGTTCGGAAGGGGCGTTGCCGGCCTCGAGGAGCGTGCGCAACGCGGCGGCGTCTGCGCGGGCGACCCGGCCGCGAGCGTCGGCCTTGACGGCGCCGCGCAGGTCGTCGCTCGCGTAGAGCGCGACGTGAATGCCGATCGCATCCACGTCGCGCCGCGGGCGCCACAGGAAGCTGAGCGTCTCGACGTCGGCGCGGCCGGCGAAATGCCGCGTTTCGGACACGTCGTACTGGACGTTCTGGTTCAGCAGGTAGATCGCGACGTCCTTCGGGTTATCGGTGAATATCTGAAAATGGATGTCCGAATGCACGTTCGCGGTGCCGTTGAGCACCGCGCCCGTCACGTACGGATTGAACTCGGCGAGCCGGCGCATCCAGTCGAGCGCGACCTCGCGCAGCCGGCGCAGTTCGTCCGGCTGCGTGTCGCTCTGGAACAGAGCGAGGTATTCGCGCAGTTCTTCCTCGATCAGGTCGTTATCGGGCAGCCATTCGCCGGCAACGCGCGTATCGCCGAACAGCTGGCGCGCGGCCTTGCGTTTCGCGCCGGCGTAATCGAGGCCGTCTTCCGCGATCAGGCGGGCGGCGGACTGGGCAATTTCCTCGCGGGCGCGCCGCGGGTCGACAAGAGGTTTGCGAGACATGATCCGGCAATCATACTCGATCGCCGCCACGGCCGAACGCGGTGCGCCCGCTTGCCGCCCGCCGCGCCGCGCGGTGTTCGGATCCATCGTTCGGGCCGCCGGGCACGGCGGGCCGTCAGTTACAATGACGGTCTTTGTGTCGCGGCGAAAGTCGTTGGCCGGGCGGCCCGTCCGGCGTGCCGCAGACCATCTTTCCGAATCGACGGCGCCCGGCGGCGCGAAAGCATTCATCTATGCACATCCACATTCTTGGCATCTGCGGCACCTTCATGGGCGGTCTCGCTGTGCTCGCGCGCGAGGCGGGCCACACGGTGACGGGTTGCGACGCGGGCGTCTATCCGCCGATGAGCACGCAGCTCGAGGCGCAGGGCATCACGCTGATCGAGGGCTACGGCGCCGAACAGATCGATCTCAAGCCCGACCTGTTCGTGATCGGCAACGTCGTCACGCGCGGCAACCCGCTGATGGAGGCGATCCTCGATCGCGGCCTGCCGTATGTATCGGGCCCGCAATGGCTCGGCGAGCACGTGCTGGCCGGCAAGTGGGTGCTGGCGGTCGCGGGCACGCACGGCAAGACGACCACCTCGTCGATGCTCGCGTGGCTGCTGGAAGATGCCGGTCTGAACCCGGGCTTCCTGATCGGCGGCGTGCCGCTGAACTTCGGTGTGTCGGCGCGGCTGACGGATTCGAGTTTCTTCGTGATCGAGGCCGACGAATACGACACCGCGTTCTTCGACAAACGCTCGAAGTTCGTCCACTACCGCCCGCGTACCGCGGTGCTCAACAATCTCGAATTCGATCACGCCGACATCTTCCCGGATCTCGCCGCGATCGAGACGCAATTCCATCATCTCGTGCGCACCGTGCCGGGCGTCGGCCGGATCGTGACCAACGGCCGCTCGGACGCACTGGAGCGCGTGCTCGCGCGCGGTTGCTGGAGCGAGGTCGAGCGTTTCGGCGTCGACGGCGGCTGGCAGGCGTTGCCGGCCGAGGACGGCGTGCCGGTCGACGAACGTTTCGCGGTGTACTCGCAGGCCGAGCGCGTCGGTGAAGTCGCGTGGCAGGTGCAGGGCGACCACAACCGGATGAACGCGCTCGCGGCGATCGCCGCTGCGCGTCACGTCGGCGTGCCGCCCGCGCAGGCGGCCGCGTCGCTCGCATCGTTCCGCAACGTGAAGCGGCGCATGGAAGTGCGCGGCAGCGTGGACGGCGTGACCGTCTACGACGACTTCGCGCACCATCCGACCGCGATCGAAACGACGATAGCCGGCCTTCGTGCGCGCATCGGCCGCCAAAATTCCCGCATTCTCGCCGTGCTCGAGCCGCGTTCGAACACGATGAAGCTTGGTGTGATGAAGGCGCAACTACCGGCCAGCCTCGCCGACGCCGATCTGGTGTTCGGCTACGGCGCCCCGACCGGGCGTGACGCGCTCGGCTGGAACCTCGGCGACGCGCTTGCGCCGCTCGGCGACAAGGCTCGCGCGTTCGACGATCTCCATCTGCTGGTGAAGTCGGTCGTCGAGGCCGCGCGCCCGGGCGACCACGTGCTCGTGATGAGCAACGGCGGGTTCGGCGGCGTGCACCAGAAGCTGCTCGACGCGCTCGGGAGCCGTGCGTGATCCTGTACCTGCACGGATTCCGGTCGTCGCCGGAGTCGCAGAAGTCGCGGCTCCTCGCCGCGCGCATGGCCGAGCTGGGCCGCACGCACGAGTGGCGTTGCCCGTCGCTGTCGGTGTCGCCGCTCGAGGCGATCGCGCTCGCGGAGGCCGAGGTGGCCGGCGCGCCCGACGTGACGGTGATCGGCAGCTCGCTCGGCGGCTACTACGCAACCTGGCTCGCCGAGAAGCACGGCTGGAAGGCGGTGCTGCTGAATCCGGCGATCGTCCCGCAGCGCGATCTCGAGCAGTATCTGGGCGAACAGCCGCTATGGCACGGTGGTGGCTCGATCGTCGTCGAACGCCGTCACCTGCACGAGCTCGATGCGCTGCGCGTGGCGGCGATTTCGCGGCCCGAACGCTACTATCTATTCGCGGCGACGGGCGACGAAGTGCTGGACTACCGCGAGATGCTCGCCCATTACCCGGGCGCGAAAACGCGCGTGATCGAAGGCAGCGATCACGGAATCAGCGAATTTGCCGACTATGTCGACGACGTTCTCGCCTTTTGCGGCGAACGTACGTCATGAATCCGGCGTCATGCCGATCGAATTCCCATCATCTTGCGGCGCCGCCGATGCGGCGCCCGGCAGTCTGAACGAGAGTACTGAGTGAACGTTTTCTTCGAGGAATCGGGCAGTTTCAAGGCGGGCAGCGTGCTGTCGCGCCAAGGCGACGCATTTCAGGTCGAGTTGCCCGGCGGGCGGCGTGCGAAGGTGCGTGCGAAAGACGTGCTGATCGAATTCGAGAAGCCGGCCGCGAGCGAGTTGATGCAGGAAGCCGATTCGGCCGCGCAACAGATCGACCTGGATTTCCTGTGGGAGTGCGCGCCGGCCGAGGAATTCGCGTATACGGCGCTGGCCGCGGAATACTTCGGCGCGACCTACGGCCCGGTCGAGCGCGCGGCGCTGGTGCTGCGGCTGCACGGCTCGCCCGTCTACTTCCGCCGCAAGGGGCGCGGTCAGTATCAGCGCGCGCCGGAAGAGCAGCTCAAGATGGCGCTCGCGTCGCTCGAGCGCAAGCGCCAGCAGGCGCTCGTCCAGGCGCAGTATGAAGAGGAACTGAAGGCCGGCAAGCTGCCGGAAGCGTTCGCGGGCAAGGTGCTCGGGCTGCTGACGCGGCCGGACAAGAATGCGATCGAATACAAGGCGATGGAAGCCGCGGCCGGGGCGCGCGGCGTATCGCCGGCGCGGCTGATGCTCGACTGCGGCGGTATCGCGTCGCCGCGTGCGCTGCACGAGGCGCGCTTCCTCGCGGAATTCTTCCCGCACGGCACGGGCTTTCCGCCCGTCACGGTCGGCCCGCTGCCGGACGACCTGCCGCGCGCGGACGTCGAGGCGTTCTCGATCGACGACATCACGACGACCGAAATCGACGACGCGTTCTCGGTCGAGCACCTGTCCGACGGTCGCGTGCGGATCGGCGTGCACATCGCGGCGCCGGCGCTCGGCATCGTGCGCGGAGACGCGGTCGACGCGATCGCGCGCGCACGCCTGTCGACCGTCTACATGCCGGGCGACAAGATCACGATGCTGCCGGACGACGTCGTCGACGTGTTCACGCTGAAGGAAGGCGATTAC
The sequence above is a segment of the Burkholderia diffusa genome. Coding sequences within it:
- the accC gene encoding acetyl-CoA carboxylase biotin carboxylase subunit translates to MFEKILIANRGEIALRIQRACRELGVKTVVVYSEADKEAKYVRLADEAVCIGPAPSNLSYLNMPALISAAEVTDAEAIHPGYGFLSENADFAERVEQSGFTFIGPRPETIRLMGDKVTAKQTMIKTGVPCVPGSEGALPDDPKEIVKIARAIGYPVIIKAAGGGGGRGMRVVHTEAALVNAVNMTREEAGRAFGNPQVYMEKFLENPRHIEIQVLSDAHKNAIWLGERDCSMQRRHQKVIEEAPAPGIPRRLIERIGDRCADACKKMGYLGAGTFEFLYENNEFYFIEMNTRVQVEHPVSEMITGVDIVQEQIRIAAGEKLALRQRDIQFRGHAIECRINAEDPFKFTPSPGRITSWHTPGGPGVRVDSHAYNGYFVPPNYDSMIGKLITYGATRDQAIRRMRIALSEMVVEGIQTNIPLHRELMIDSKFVEGGTSIHYLEHRLAQKQQVAPEEA
- a CDS encoding UDP-N-acetylmuramate--alanine ligase; its protein translation is MSRKPLVDPRRAREEIAQSAARLIAEDGLDYAGAKRKAARQLFGDTRVAGEWLPDNDLIEEELREYLALFQSDTQPDELRRLREVALDWMRRLAEFNPYVTGAVLNGTANVHSDIHFQIFTDNPKDVAIYLLNQNVQYDVSETRHFAGRADVETLSFLWRPRRDVDAIGIHVALYASDDLRGAVKADARGRVARADAAALRTLLEAGNAPSEPE
- the aroQ gene encoding type II 3-dehydroquinate dehydratase — translated: MTRLLVLHGPNLNLLGTREPEVYGRVTLAQIDQALAARAQEAGAELSSFQSNHEGALVDRIQAAREEQTDFILINPAAYTHTSVAIRDAIAGVGIPFVEVHLSNVHRREAFRHHSYFSDQAEGVICGLGWKGYLYALEYALDKLQGASRG
- the accB gene encoding acetyl-CoA carboxylase biotin carboxyl carrier protein, yielding MDLRKLKTLIDLVSESGISELEVTEGEGKVRIVKNAPPVYVQPTGGFAPQVSAPAPAVALPTEGAAAAPAAGAAAAPAAPQGHVVTSPMVGTFYRAPSPGADPFTQVGDTVKEGQTICIIEAMKLLNEIESDKAGVIKEILVENGQAVEYGQPLFVIG
- a CDS encoding YqiA/YcfP family alpha/beta fold hydrolase, whose protein sequence is MILYLHGFRSSPESQKSRLLAARMAELGRTHEWRCPSLSVSPLEAIALAEAEVAGAPDVTVIGSSLGGYYATWLAEKHGWKAVLLNPAIVPQRDLEQYLGEQPLWHGGGSIVVERRHLHELDALRVAAISRPERYYLFAATGDEVLDYREMLAHYPGAKTRVIEGSDHGISEFADYVDDVLAFCGERTS
- the mpl gene encoding UDP-N-acetylmuramate:L-alanyl-gamma-D-glutamyl-meso-diaminopimelate ligase, coding for MHIHILGICGTFMGGLAVLAREAGHTVTGCDAGVYPPMSTQLEAQGITLIEGYGAEQIDLKPDLFVIGNVVTRGNPLMEAILDRGLPYVSGPQWLGEHVLAGKWVLAVAGTHGKTTTSSMLAWLLEDAGLNPGFLIGGVPLNFGVSARLTDSSFFVIEADEYDTAFFDKRSKFVHYRPRTAVLNNLEFDHADIFPDLAAIETQFHHLVRTVPGVGRIVTNGRSDALERVLARGCWSEVERFGVDGGWQALPAEDGVPVDERFAVYSQAERVGEVAWQVQGDHNRMNALAAIAAARHVGVPPAQAAASLASFRNVKRRMEVRGSVDGVTVYDDFAHHPTAIETTIAGLRARIGRQNSRILAVLEPRSNTMKLGVMKAQLPASLADADLVFGYGAPTGRDALGWNLGDALAPLGDKARAFDDLHLLVKSVVEAARPGDHVLVMSNGGFGGVHQKLLDALGSRA
- a CDS encoding TlpA family protein disulfide reductase, whose product is MMMKRMLALAVVAAAAVAGGLAAGHWFRGGSADDGVAVAAPAASTAKGSPVDQLWAASLTGVDGKPASLVSFKGQKVVVNFWASWCGPCVEEMPELVALSHQYKQKGIRFIGIGVDSDQNVKNFLQKVKVDYPVFVSGYAGADLARNFGNAAGALPFTVVIDETGKIRETKLGQIQPAELKKTLDAL